In the genome of Girardinichthys multiradiatus isolate DD_20200921_A chromosome 7, DD_fGirMul_XY1, whole genome shotgun sequence, one region contains:
- the stk17b gene encoding serine/threonine-protein kinase 17B, whose product MSRRRLDSRSGLSAGLLGETQTPISSEPLESGYEVTGELGRGKFAVVKRCVEKTTGKVFAAKFLRKRRRGRDCRAEVIHEMAVLEMARNNPRVVNLYGAHETDHDVVLVLEYAAGGEIFDHCVSEELLPEAQITRLIRQTLEGVHQLHQSNLVHLDLKPQNILLTSLSPPGDIKIVDFGLSRRLGSAGELREILGTPEYVAPEVLNYEPITTATDLWSVGVIAYMLVTGESPFAGDDKQETYLNVSQVNVDYSRETFSRVSELAVDFIRKLLVKAPEDRPSAAECLSHPWLWCLSPEPVAVRSVRERSCGTKWAAPLEDKENFLDSPHAHAKRTRLDEETSAAGDGDF is encoded by the exons ATGTCTCGGAGGCGGCTGGACAGCCGCAGCGGGCTCTCCGCCGGGCTGCTCGGAGAGACCCAGACCCCGATCAGCTCCGAGCCGCTGGAGAGCGGCTATGAGGTGACCGGAGAGCTGGGCAG GGGGAAGTTCGCTGTGGTGAAGCGCTGCGTGGAGAAGACCACAGGGAAGGTGTTCGCCGCCAAGTtcctgaggaagaggaggagaggcCGAGACTGCCGCGCCGAAGTCATCCACGAGATGGCCGTCCTGGAGATGGCCCGGAACAACCCCCGAGTGGTCAACCTGTATGGCGCTCACGAGACGGATCATGACGTGGTCTTGGTGCTGGAATA CGCCGCAGGCGGAGAGATATTTGACCACTGTGTGTCCGAGGAGCTGCTGCCGGAGGCTCAGATCACCCGCCTGATCCGACAGACCCTGGAGGGGGTCCACCAACTTCACCAGAGCAACTTGGTTCACCTGGACCTCAAg CCACAGAACATTCTCCTGACCAGCCTGTCGCCTCCAGGAGACATAAAGATCGTGGACTTTGGCCTGTCGCGCCGGCTGGGCTCGGCCGGAGAGCTCCGAGAGATCCTGGGCACACCTGAGTATGTAG CTCCGGAGGTCCTTAACTATGAGCCGATTACAACAGCGACGGACCTGTG GAGCGTCGGCGTCATCGCCTACATGTTGGTGACCGGCGAGTCTCCGTTCGCCGGAGACGATAAGCAGGAGACGTACCTGAACGTGTCCCAGGTCAACGTGGACTACAGCAGGGAGACCTTCTCCAGAGTGTCTGAGCTGGCCGTGGACTTCATCAGGAAGCTGCTGGTCAAAGCACCTGA GGACCGGCCGAGTGCTGCAGAGTGTCTGAGCCACCCCTGGTTGTGGTGCCTGAGCCCGGAACCCGTTGCCGTCCGATCTGTTCGGGAGAGGAGCTGCGGCACCAAGTGGGCCGCGCCGCTCGAGGACAAGGAGAACTTCCTGGACTCACCCCACGCCCACGCGAAGAGGACCCGCTTGGACGAGGAGACGTCCGCCGCTGGAGACGGCGACTTTTGA